A genome region from Alteripontixanthobacter maritimus includes the following:
- a CDS encoding alanine racemase — MAERTAASTPLPPPTLRLRVDTEALAGNWRAMDALSGSAATGAAIKADCYGLGVDTCLPVLRDAGAAGFFVAHWSEVPGALAYVPGEKIAVLHGPLHDADCSFARATGAVPVINSLEQARRWTSSGGGPCHLMVDTGINRLGIAPGEAGDPSIAALEVDVLMSHLASADEDSDRNAQQSRRFAEIAQSLPHKRTSLANSAGIALDEGFHHDLTRPGLSLYGGIARAELGSRIRQVAFPQAAILQTRQLGTGDAVGYNGEFVAPSPTPTAIVSLGYADGFLRGWGGAYLIHEGRKLPLLGKVSMDMVVVDLSAAPELAEGDWLDLPYYLPDAARLSGLSQYEALTVLGRRFRR; from the coding sequence GTGGCTGAGCGGACCGCCGCTTCGACGCCATTGCCGCCTCCTACCCTCAGGCTGAGAGTCGACACCGAAGCGTTGGCCGGCAACTGGCGCGCGATGGACGCGCTGTCGGGTAGTGCGGCGACAGGCGCTGCGATCAAGGCGGACTGTTATGGCCTGGGTGTCGATACCTGCTTGCCTGTACTGCGCGATGCAGGGGCGGCGGGGTTTTTCGTGGCGCATTGGAGCGAGGTTCCCGGCGCTCTAGCCTATGTTCCGGGCGAAAAAATCGCGGTGCTGCACGGCCCGCTCCACGATGCGGATTGCAGTTTCGCCCGCGCGACCGGAGCGGTGCCGGTTATCAACTCGCTAGAACAGGCGCGGCGCTGGACCAGTTCCGGCGGCGGGCCATGCCACCTGATGGTCGATACAGGGATCAACCGGCTGGGTATCGCACCTGGCGAAGCAGGCGATCCATCTATCGCAGCGCTGGAGGTGGATGTCCTGATGTCGCATCTCGCCAGCGCGGATGAAGATAGCGATCGCAATGCGCAGCAATCGCGACGGTTTGCCGAAATTGCCCAGAGCTTACCGCATAAGCGCACTTCGCTGGCCAACAGCGCGGGCATCGCGCTCGACGAGGGTTTTCATCATGATCTGACCCGGCCCGGTCTGTCGCTTTACGGCGGCATCGCCCGGGCGGAACTGGGGAGCCGCATTCGGCAGGTGGCCTTTCCGCAAGCCGCCATCCTCCAGACCCGGCAGTTGGGCACTGGCGATGCGGTGGGTTACAATGGCGAGTTCGTTGCCCCTTCACCTACGCCCACCGCCATCGTATCGCTGGGCTATGCCGACGGTTTCCTGCGCGGATGGGGCGGCGCATACCTTATCCACGAAGGACGCAAATTGCCCCTGCTAGGCAAAGTGTCGATGGATATGGTGGTGGTCGACCTATCCGCCGCGCCGGAGCTGGCAGAGGGAGACTGGCTGGATTTGCCGTATTATTTGCCCGATGCTGCGCGGCTATCCGGCCTGTCCCAATACGAAGCATTGACCGTACTGGGCCGCCGTTTCCGGCGATAA
- the phaR gene encoding polyhydroxyalkanoate synthesis repressor PhaR → MAKRKAQDGDIIIIKKYANRRLYNTGTSSYITLDDLSAMTRDGVEFKVIDAKSGEEITHSILTQIIMEEEAGGNQMLPLSFLRDLIGMYGNSMSAMMPSYLEAMMGNFRQNQSKIAEAFKAGAGKNPIAAVHETNMALMRAAADVMMPGNKPRTPQGKQAADAAAPSESDEIAELRAQMKAMQAKLDRLSK, encoded by the coding sequence ATGGCCAAGCGCAAAGCCCAAGACGGCGACATCATCATTATCAAGAAATACGCCAACCGGCGCCTCTACAACACCGGTACTTCCAGCTACATCACGCTGGACGATTTGTCGGCCATGACGCGCGACGGGGTCGAGTTCAAGGTGATCGACGCCAAGTCGGGGGAGGAGATCACCCACTCCATTCTGACGCAAATTATCATGGAGGAAGAGGCAGGTGGCAACCAGATGCTGCCGCTGAGTTTCCTGCGCGACTTGATCGGAATGTACGGCAATTCGATGAGCGCGATGATGCCATCCTATCTCGAGGCGATGATGGGCAATTTCCGGCAGAACCAGTCCAAGATTGCCGAGGCTTTCAAGGCCGGGGCGGGCAAGAACCCGATCGCCGCCGTGCATGAAACCAACATGGCGTTGATGCGCGCCGCCGCCGACGTGATGATGCCCGGCAACAAGCCGAGAACGCCGCAGGGCAAGCAGGCGGCAGATGCCGCAGCCCCTTCCGAAAGCGACGAGATTGCCGAGTTGCGCGCGCAAATGAAGGCCATGCAGGCGAAGCTGGACAGACTCAGCAAGTAA
- a CDS encoding M28 family peptidase has protein sequence MRKLILLAACLSVPALGHSVPPPAPEEAVSADRLRADVEKLVSFGTRHTLSSQTDPTRGIGAAVDWGADTFRAISIDCGGCLTVVLPERMVEGRRIPTPTRLRNAVAIQRGTERPNEVVIIQGHIDSRATDAFDAVSDAPGANDDASGTALTIEAARVLSKNSYPTTIVYALLSGEEQGLYGGRLLADYAEEQGWTVKAVLNNDVVGNSCGSDGYCDAEHVRVFSEGPRADLTDDIRADQRRSGGENDSPSRNLSRWLDTLASEDPAGLDVRQIWRVDRMGRGGDQIPFVEKGYPAIRFSVAVEDYEHQHQDLRVEDGVTYGDTVDEMDFGYLAKVTQLNVRAASRLASAPMPPAPTAQAAVRTFTELEWEPVHGALDYTIWKRRTDQPYWEAEPVIENVVATSAKLEGVRGDDWFFGVSARGETFVSSPIASAVPAGAFAPVTQPANPK, from the coding sequence ATGCGCAAACTCATCCTGCTCGCCGCCTGCCTTTCCGTACCGGCCTTGGGGCATAGCGTTCCTCCACCAGCGCCGGAAGAGGCCGTTTCGGCAGATCGCCTCCGGGCCGATGTGGAAAAACTGGTGTCCTTCGGCACCCGCCACACACTTTCGTCGCAGACCGATCCGACGCGCGGAATCGGCGCGGCGGTCGATTGGGGTGCCGACACGTTTCGAGCCATCTCGATCGATTGCGGCGGCTGCCTGACAGTCGTCCTGCCGGAGCGTATGGTGGAAGGCCGCCGTATCCCCACGCCCACACGCCTGCGCAATGCGGTTGCCATTCAACGCGGGACCGAGCGACCGAACGAGGTGGTGATCATACAGGGACACATCGACAGCCGCGCCACCGATGCGTTTGACGCGGTCAGCGATGCGCCCGGCGCGAATGACGATGCCTCCGGCACTGCCTTGACGATCGAAGCCGCGCGGGTGCTCTCGAAAAACAGTTACCCAACCACCATCGTATATGCACTGCTTTCAGGTGAGGAACAGGGTCTGTATGGCGGGCGGTTGTTGGCCGATTACGCCGAGGAACAGGGGTGGACTGTAAAGGCGGTGCTGAACAACGACGTCGTCGGCAATAGCTGCGGCTCTGACGGATATTGCGATGCGGAGCATGTGCGTGTCTTTTCCGAAGGACCGCGCGCCGATCTGACCGACGACATTCGCGCTGACCAGCGCCGCAGCGGCGGCGAGAACGACAGTCCCAGTCGCAACCTGTCTCGTTGGCTCGACACGCTGGCCAGCGAAGACCCCGCCGGCCTCGACGTGCGCCAGATCTGGCGGGTCGACCGGATGGGCCGCGGCGGCGACCAGATACCTTTCGTTGAAAAAGGGTACCCCGCCATCCGGTTTTCCGTTGCGGTGGAAGACTATGAACATCAGCACCAGGATCTGCGCGTGGAAGACGGCGTGACATATGGCGACACGGTGGACGAGATGGACTTCGGCTACCTTGCCAAGGTCACGCAACTGAACGTGCGTGCCGCATCGCGTCTGGCATCGGCCCCCATGCCGCCCGCGCCCACTGCGCAAGCCGCCGTTCGGACCTTTACCGAACTGGAGTGGGAACCAGTGCACGGCGCGCTCGACTATACCATCTGGAAACGTCGCACCGATCAGCCGTATTGGGAAGCCGAGCCGGTCATCGAAAACGTGGTTGCCACGTCCGCCAAGCTGGAGG